From a single Dendropsophus ebraccatus isolate aDenEbr1 chromosome 8, aDenEbr1.pat, whole genome shotgun sequence genomic region:
- the PDZK1IP1 gene encoding PDZK1-interacting protein 1, whose product MLCLQTISLLLLLSLGQVSCQSDTAKQARKIPQWGTGLIAVTVFLFLILVFYVTNIFLKKKSKSSTESDPTEGPKGFGDASVPNGTFGHYTSRSKEHEHVYDNPIEVHDNELTTPM is encoded by the exons ATGCTCTGCCTGCAGACCATctcactgctgctgcttctctctcTAGGACAGGTCTCCTGCCAGTCAG ACACCGCCAAACAGGCCCGGAAGATTCCCCAATGGGGCACAGGACTCATCGCCGTGACCGTCTTCCTTTTCCTCATTCTTGTTTTCTATGTCACCAACATATTTTTGAAGAAGAAATCCAA ATCTAGCACCGAGTCGGACCCTACAGAAGGACCTAAAGGCTTCGGCGATGCCTCTGTTCCCAATGGGACCTTTGGTCACTACACCAGCAG GTCCAAGGAACATGAACACGTCTATGACAACCCGATAGAAGTCCATGACAATGAGCTGACCACTCCTATGTGA